In the Bacillus sp. HSf4 genome, CATGCCGAGTCCGTTTTCCTGCTTCAAACGTCTGCATTTTGAACGGATTTCGCTGACGCGGATGCCGGGTGTATCATCAATGAAAATGCCGCTGTTTGACAGGCTTCCCATCGCCATCGTCAGCTTGCCCCAGTCTTCTTCCGTCAAATTTCCGGTACGGAGATTTTGTGCGTTGATGTTGCCTTCTGCACAAAGCATCCGCATGACAAGCTGTTCGGCTCCCATCTCAAGACTGAAGATCGCGACGCTTTCGTCCGTTTTCGTCGCCACATTTTGAGCGATGTTCAGAGCAAAAGCGGTTTTCCCCACAGATGGACGCGCGGCAACGATGATCAAATCATTTCTCTGAAAGCCGGCTGTCATTCTGTCAAGCTCCGTAAAACCGGTCGGAATTCCGGTAATATCCCCTTTGCGGTTGTGAAGCTGTTCGATATTGTCATAGGTTTGCACAAGAACATCTTTAATATTTTGGAAGGCCCCTGTATTTTTGCGCTGGGCGACTTCCATAATCGTTTTTTCCGCTTCGCTTAAAAGATCCTCGACCTCATCTTCCCGCGTATATCCGTCTTGGGCAATCGTCGTTGCCGTACGGATCAAGCGGCGCAGAATCGATTTTTCTTCTACAATCTTTGCGTAATATTCTATATTAGCCGCAGTCGGCACAGAATTTGCAATATCCGTCAAATAAGAAATTCCGCCGACCTCTTCCAGAAGATCCGTATTCGCAAGCTCTGATGTGACTGTCACCAAATCTACAGGCTCGCCGCGGTCCCCGAGAACAAGCATGGCGTTAAATATTTTTTGGTGCGACATTCTGTAAAAATCATCTGGAATCAAGACTTCTGACGCCAAAGTTAATGCCGATGGTTCTAAAAAAACAGCACCTAACACGGCCTGCTCAGCTTCAATATTTTGCGGCGGCAGCCTGTCATTCAGAAGATCTGTCATGTTAAGCACCGTCCTCCCATAAAAAATAACCCAACGTCTATTTTACCATTTTCACAGAAAAAAAATAGACTCTGGAAGAAACCCTTTATTCGGAAATATTTTCATAGAAAGCTTCGCGGAAAGGAAGTGTT is a window encoding:
- the dnaB gene encoding replicative DNA helicase; amino-acid sequence: MTDLLNDRLPPQNIEAEQAVLGAVFLEPSALTLASEVLIPDDFYRMSHQKIFNAMLVLGDRGEPVDLVTVTSELANTDLLEEVGGISYLTDIANSVPTAANIEYYAKIVEEKSILRRLIRTATTIAQDGYTREDEVEDLLSEAEKTIMEVAQRKNTGAFQNIKDVLVQTYDNIEQLHNRKGDITGIPTGFTELDRMTAGFQRNDLIIVAARPSVGKTAFALNIAQNVATKTDESVAIFSLEMGAEQLVMRMLCAEGNINAQNLRTGNLTEEDWGKLTMAMGSLSNSGIFIDDTPGIRVSEIRSKCRRLKQENGLGMILIDYLQLIQGSGRSSDNRQQEVSEISRALKALARELEVPVIALSQLSRGVEQRQDKRPMMSDIRESGSIEQDADIVAFLYRDDYYDKESENKNIIEIIIAKQRNGPVGTVSLAFVKEYNKFVNLERRFDDAGVPPGA